A genomic window from Candidatus Cloacimonadota bacterium includes:
- a CDS encoding tRNA (cytidine(34)-2'-O)-methyltransferase has product MVLYEPEIPSNTGNIGRLCVGTNSVLHLIKPMKFLLNDKYLKRAGLDYWDKLELEIHDSWAAFLKKYEKANKYYFSTKPQKVYTDISFCEGDFLIFGPETRGLPESILHEYWENAYTVPMTKDIRSINLSNSVAIVLYEGIRQVGLV; this is encoded by the coding sequence ATCGTTCTTTACGAACCCGAAATACCTTCAAACACAGGCAATATCGGCAGATTATGCGTGGGCACGAACTCGGTCCTACACCTCATCAAACCAATGAAATTCCTACTAAATGACAAATATCTAAAACGAGCTGGACTTGATTATTGGGACAAGCTCGAGCTTGAGATTCATGACTCATGGGCAGCTTTTCTTAAGAAATATGAGAAAGCGAACAAGTACTATTTTTCTACCAAGCCCCAGAAAGTATATACGGATATTTCATTTTGTGAGGGAGATTTCCTCATTTTCGGACCTGAAACACGGGGTTTGCCGGAATCTATTTTGCATGAATATTGGGAGAACGCTTATACAGTTCCAATGACTAAAGACATTCGCTCAATAAATTTGAGTAATAGTGTCGCTATCGTGTTGTATGAAGGGATTAGACAGGTGGGATTGGTTTGA